In Ascaphus truei isolate aAscTru1 chromosome 5, aAscTru1.hap1, whole genome shotgun sequence, one genomic interval encodes:
- the C1QTNF2 gene encoding complement C1q tumor necrosis factor-related protein 2 encodes MRETQQNKLQLSTSMFAGALRALIGSPAMISLLLLVWTMPCASDNLLSSSTKGEALKETPQLLCSMPGPPGPPGIPGVPGSTGTIGRMGFPGKDGQDSKDGDKGEKGDEGTHGRTGNRGKPGVKGKPGAIGRAGPRGVKGIRGDLGEPGGAGNKGPKGKMGDTGMPGPCTCGSKKAKSAFSVAVTKSYPKERLPIVFDKILMNEGGHYNVSSGKYICNIPGIYFFTYDITLANKHLAIGLVHNGLYRIKTFDANTGNHDIASGSTILPLKHGDEVWLQIYYSEQNGLFYDPYWTDSIFTGFLIYPEQEYVDEAKEESSSKGKSDVS; translated from the exons AGTCCGGCTATGATTTCCCTCCTGCTCCTTGTTTGGACCATGCCTTGTGCCTCTGACAATCTGCTCAGCAGCTCTACTAAAGGAGAGGCTCTGAAGGAGACTCCCCAGCTTCTCTGCAGCATGCCGGGACCGCCAGGACCACCAGGAATACCAGGGGTACCTGGATCTACTGGGACCATTGGAAGAATGGGGTTTCCAGGCAAGGATGGACAGGATTCAAAAGACGGGGacaagggagagaaaggagatgAAG GAACTCATGGCAGAACAGGGAACCGGGGAAAACCAGGAGTTAAAGGGAAACCAGGGGCTATCGGAAGAGCTGGCCCAAGAGGAGTAAAGGGAATTCGTGGAGATCTAGGAGAACCAGGTGGAGCAGGAAATAAAGGACCAAAAGGAAAGATGGGGGATACTGGCATGCCAGGGCCATGTACATGTGGCTCAAAAAAAGCTAAGTCCGCCTTCTCTGTAGCTGTCACTAAAAGTTACCCGAAAGAAAGATTGCCTATTGTATTTGACAAGATCCTTATGAATGAAGGAGGACATTACAATGTTTCTAGTGGAAAGTATATATGCAACATACCTGGTATTTACTTCTTCACCTATGACATAACACTGGCCAACAAACACTTAGCTATTGGGTTGGTACACAATGGTCTCTATAGGATAAAGACTTTTGATGCCAACACCGGAAACCACGATATTGCATCTGGATCCACAATCCTTCCTCTGAAACATGGCGATGAAGTTTGGCTACAGATCTACTACTCAGAACAGAATGGACTTTTCTATGACCCATATTGGACAGATAGCATATTTACAGGCTTCCTCATCTACCCTGAGCAAGAGTATGTTGATGAGGCAAAGGAAGAAAGCAGCTCAAAGGGAAAGTCAGATGTGAGCTGA